Proteins encoded together in one Quercus lobata isolate SW786 chromosome 3, ValleyOak3.0 Primary Assembly, whole genome shotgun sequence window:
- the LOC115980649 gene encoding chitinase-like protein 2, whose translation HVATRTSCEHKVASREQLARGLCNNKEINSNLYNYCDQHYKDTYPCAPGIAYYGRGALPIYWNYNYGEAGKDLKVDLLNHPEYIEQNATLAFQVAIWRWMTPIKKHQPSAHNVFIGYWTPTKNDTLAKRVSGFGATMNVLYGDLICGQVDNNSMNNIISHYLHYLDLMGVGREEAGPHEVLSCAKQVAFNPSFSSSP comes from the exons CATGTTGCCACCAGAACCTCCT GTGAACATAAAGTTGCTTCCAGGGAACAATTAGCCAGAGGTCTCTGCAATAACAAGGAAATTAATTCCAACTTGTACAATTACTGTGATCAGCACTACAAAGACACTTATCCATGCGCCCCTGGAATTGCATACTATGGTCGGGGTGCTCTACCGATATATTG GAACTATAATTACGGAGAAGCAGGTAAAGATTTGAAGGTGGATTTGTTGAACCATCCAGAGTACATTGAACAAAATGCTACCTTGGCCTTCCAAGTTGCAATTTGGAGGTGGATGACGCCAATTAAGAAGCATCAGCCTTCAGCACATAATGTCTTTATAGGTTACTGGACACCCACCAAAAATGACACTTTGGCCAAGAGAGTTTCTGGTTTTGGTGCTACTATGAATGTGCTCTACGGAGATCTTATTTGTGGTCAAGTTGATAATAATTCCATGAACAACATCATCTCCCATTACTTACATTACCTTGATCTTATGGGTGTTGGTCGAGAAGAAGCAGGGCCTCACGAAGTGCTTAGCTGTGCTAAGCAGGTTGCTTTCAATCCATCTTTTTCCTCATCTCCTTGA